Proteins from one Brevibacillus humidisoli genomic window:
- a CDS encoding 6-phosphofructokinase — protein sequence MKGNCLIAQSGGPTAVINQSLIGIVERALQSQKIERIYGGINGIYGLLHNEYIHLDELSHDKLLQVRNTPGAALGTWRYKLTAHDLERIVDYIVSREIRYFFYIGGNGSMKAASLIDQEAKRRGYPLAVIGVPKSIDNDLLNTDHSPGFGSAAKFLATCILDIEMDVKSLAKSNRVTIVEAMGRNTGWLAAACALVQQVSSDIPLLIYIPESAFSIEQFLAKVIETHSQYGYCLVVVSEGIRDEQGRLVGDEHAKLDPLGRPRLGGVSSYLTQVIEERTKLTARYVLPSVWQRSSIALCSKVDAEEAYRVGKQAVEHAEEGLSGTMVTIERCGGTAYDVVYGSIPLEAVASREKVVPTTWYDAQNCTMTEAFIDYVLPLIQGEVTIPTINGLPAYRHLLPVNQY from the coding sequence ATGAAGGGGAATTGCTTAATTGCCCAATCGGGCGGACCGACCGCCGTGATCAATCAATCGTTGATCGGTATCGTGGAGAGAGCGCTCCAATCGCAAAAGATTGAGCGTATCTACGGGGGAATCAACGGCATATACGGACTGCTCCACAACGAATACATTCATCTCGACGAGCTTTCCCACGACAAACTGCTGCAGGTGAGGAATACGCCGGGTGCCGCCCTTGGCACCTGGCGTTACAAGCTGACCGCACACGATCTGGAGCGCATCGTTGATTACATCGTCAGCCGGGAGATTCGCTACTTTTTTTACATCGGCGGCAACGGCTCGATGAAAGCAGCCAGCCTCATCGATCAGGAAGCTAAACGGCGTGGCTACCCATTGGCTGTCATCGGCGTGCCGAAGTCAATTGACAACGATCTGCTCAACACCGATCATTCGCCGGGTTTTGGCAGCGCGGCAAAATTTCTTGCAACCTGTATTCTCGACATCGAGATGGATGTGAAAAGCCTGGCCAAGAGCAATCGTGTGACCATCGTAGAAGCTATGGGGCGGAACACGGGCTGGCTCGCTGCCGCCTGTGCGCTGGTCCAACAGGTAAGCTCCGACATCCCCTTGCTCATCTACATCCCCGAGTCCGCTTTTTCCATCGAACAGTTTTTGGCCAAGGTGATAGAGACCCATAGCCAGTACGGTTACTGTCTTGTCGTCGTATCGGAAGGGATCCGCGATGAACAGGGCAGACTGGTAGGCGATGAGCATGCAAAGCTTGATCCGTTGGGGCGACCGCGCTTGGGGGGAGTATCTTCCTATCTGACACAGGTTATTGAGGAGCGTACCAAACTGACAGCCCGCTACGTATTGCCAAGCGTCTGGCAGCGGAGCAGCATTGCGCTCTGTTCGAAAGTGGACGCCGAAGAAGCCTACCGGGTGGGCAAACAGGCGGTGGAACACGCGGAGGAGGGGCTGTCCGGCACCATGGTTACCATTGAACGCTGCGGTGGGACAGCGTATGATGTTGTTTACGGATCTATACCTTTGGAGGCTGTGGCCAGCCGGGAAAAAGTAGTGCCAACCACTTGGTATGATGCTCAGAACTGTACGATGACGGAGGCATTTATTGACTATGTGCTTCCATTGATTCAAGGAGAAGTAACCATTCCGACGATCAACGGTCTGCCGGCGTATCGTCATTTGTTGCCAGTAAACCAGTACTAG
- a CDS encoding aldehyde dehydrogenase family protein, with product MEKSIEKQKLFIDGEWIETDETHTIYNKYSGDVVAHVCKAGVKEVDQAVSSAEYAFKQVPFPLEYRYTVLAKLSQLLKENEDDFAETIAREGGKPISDARVEVRRSANTFLMAAEEAKKIKGELIPSQAAPGLESRFIYTVKKPVGVVAAITPFNFPLNLVTHKVAPALAAGNPIIIKPASDTALVALKLCRLLEQAGVPKGYVHCVVGGGSTVGEQLLKDPRIAYYTFTGSPEVGKHIKETVGLRKVTLELGSNSATIVHEDADVEKAAAKLAKMAFAHAGQICISVQRIYVHQAVEAQFMDAFLAHVAQLKVGDPLDPETTVGPMISEKEAKRIESWVQESAAAGAQIVTGGKREGSLFYPTVIVNAGKGMKVVDEEVFAPVVTVASYQTIEEAIQLVNDSKYGLQAGIYTKSLNLSYKIPYQLEVGGVIVNDTCCFRADQMPYGGVKESGIGREGPAYAIEEMLETVTVVVNLEE from the coding sequence ATGGAGAAGTCCATTGAAAAACAGAAGCTGTTCATTGATGGCGAATGGATAGAAACAGACGAGACACATACCATCTACAACAAATACTCGGGTGACGTGGTTGCCCATGTCTGCAAAGCAGGGGTTAAAGAAGTAGATCAGGCGGTCAGCTCGGCGGAATACGCCTTCAAACAAGTCCCGTTTCCGCTCGAATACCGCTACACGGTTTTGGCCAAACTATCCCAATTGTTAAAAGAAAACGAAGACGATTTTGCTGAAACCATCGCAAGGGAAGGGGGCAAACCGATCTCCGACGCACGTGTAGAGGTGAGGCGTTCCGCCAATACGTTCCTGATGGCGGCTGAGGAAGCGAAGAAAATCAAAGGTGAGCTGATTCCCAGTCAAGCAGCGCCAGGCCTGGAGTCACGCTTTATTTACACCGTAAAAAAGCCGGTTGGCGTGGTTGCAGCGATCACTCCGTTTAACTTTCCGCTCAATCTGGTGACGCACAAAGTGGCGCCGGCGCTGGCGGCAGGAAACCCGATCATCATCAAGCCGGCATCCGATACAGCCTTGGTTGCCCTAAAGCTGTGCCGGCTGCTGGAGCAAGCGGGGGTGCCCAAAGGCTACGTGCACTGCGTGGTAGGCGGTGGATCAACCGTTGGCGAGCAGCTGCTAAAAGATCCGCGCATCGCATACTACACGTTTACCGGCTCACCGGAGGTCGGCAAGCACATCAAAGAAACCGTTGGCTTGCGCAAGGTGACACTCGAACTGGGATCAAACTCGGCGACTATTGTTCACGAAGATGCCGATGTAGAGAAGGCCGCAGCCAAACTGGCAAAAATGGCCTTTGCCCACGCGGGGCAAATCTGTATCTCTGTTCAGCGCATCTATGTCCATCAAGCAGTAGAGGCACAGTTTATGGATGCCTTTCTCGCCCATGTAGCCCAACTCAAGGTGGGGGATCCGCTTGATCCGGAAACAACTGTAGGTCCGATGATTAGTGAAAAAGAAGCGAAGCGGATTGAATCCTGGGTACAGGAATCGGCTGCGGCCGGAGCGCAGATCGTGACGGGCGGGAAGCGCGAAGGCAGCCTGTTTTACCCGACTGTGATCGTCAATGCAGGCAAAGGGATGAAGGTAGTGGACGAAGAGGTATTTGCACCGGTCGTGACGGTGGCCTCGTACCAAACAATCGAGGAAGCCATCCAACTCGTCAATGATTCGAAATACGGACTGCAGGCAGGGATTTACACCAAATCCTTAAACTTGTCTTATAAAATCCCGTACCAACTGGAGGTTGGCGGGGTGATCGTAAACGACACGTGTTGCTTCCGTGCGGATCAGATGCCCTACGGCGGAGTAAAAGAAAGCGGGATTGGCAGAGAGGGCCCCGCTTATGCGATCGAGGAGATGCTGGAGACGGTCACGGTCGTGGTCAATCTGGAAGAGTAG
- a CDS encoding transketolase family protein — translation MQTIQNGNLVSMRDVFGETLLQLSISDPRVYALDGDLANSTKLNLVAEKNASKFLQMGIAEQNMIGAAAGLATVGLQPWACSFAAFIAKRSLDQIQVTVAQPKLDVKLIGAYSGLLTGCTGKTHQALEDIAIMRSLANMVVLAPADASEVQHVMRFAHEHTGPVYIRLARDPLPVVMPQDYSFTLGKAVELKQGSDVTLIGTGTQTVRAWEAADLLEQEGISAAVLHMPSIKPIDRDAIIDAAKQTGALVTCEEHSIYGGLGSAVAEVLVEHCPVPMLRVGVNDKNSESGPNDALLQKYEISTGHIVKRAKEVLRIKAGK, via the coding sequence ATGCAGACGATACAGAACGGCAATTTGGTCTCGATGCGGGATGTATTTGGTGAAACACTGCTGCAGTTGTCGATCAGCGATCCTCGCGTATACGCCCTGGACGGCGATCTGGCCAACTCGACGAAACTGAACCTGGTGGCAGAGAAAAATGCGTCCAAGTTTTTGCAAATGGGCATCGCTGAGCAAAACATGATCGGCGCAGCCGCCGGGCTGGCTACGGTCGGACTGCAGCCTTGGGCTTGTTCGTTCGCTGCTTTTATCGCCAAGCGCTCGCTTGATCAGATTCAGGTGACGGTGGCCCAGCCCAAACTAGATGTGAAACTGATCGGTGCCTACAGCGGACTGTTGACGGGCTGCACAGGCAAAACCCATCAAGCGTTAGAAGATATCGCGATCATGCGCAGTTTGGCCAACATGGTCGTACTGGCTCCGGCAGATGCGTCCGAAGTGCAGCATGTGATGCGATTTGCCCACGAGCATACAGGGCCGGTATATATCCGGCTGGCACGCGATCCACTACCGGTTGTGATGCCCCAGGATTATTCATTTACATTAGGCAAGGCTGTTGAATTGAAGCAGGGCAGCGATGTTACGCTGATTGGCACTGGTACGCAGACAGTGCGCGCATGGGAAGCGGCTGATCTGCTGGAACAAGAAGGGATCTCCGCCGCTGTGCTGCACATGCCTTCGATCAAGCCGATTGACCGTGATGCGATTATCGATGCCGCCAAGCAGACGGGAGCACTCGTAACTTGCGAGGAGCACAGTATCTACGGTGGTCTCGGCAGCGCAGTTGCGGAAGTCTTGGTAGAACACTGCCCGGTACCCATGCTGCGAGTCGGCGTAAACGACAAGAATTCGGAATCAGGGCCTAACGATGCATTGCTGCAAAAGTACGAAATCTCGACTGGACACATCGTGAAGCGGGCAAAGGAAGTACTCCGGATCAAAGCGGGGAAATAG
- a CDS encoding transketolase, translating into METVLDQEKISFLQQKAAETRALIIKTVHHAGAGHIGGPLSATDLLISLYYEVMNVRPEEPQWEDRDRFVLSKGHSAIALYAVLAQKGYYPLEELYTFDAIDSRLQAHPDMNILPGLDMSTGSLGQGISTAVGMALGAKLTGKTFTTYCMIGDGESQEGQVWEAADAAVRYGLDNLVVIMDYNKLQQYGWEGSDGRERAVPVPSPEKKWEAFGWNVMEIDGHHFGQILTACSQAKATKGKPTVLIAHTVKGKGVSFMENAYLWHSRVPTDDELNSALQELGVEV; encoded by the coding sequence ATGGAAACCGTACTGGATCAGGAAAAGATTTCATTCTTGCAGCAAAAGGCAGCGGAAACGAGAGCGTTGATTATCAAAACGGTACATCATGCCGGAGCAGGTCATATCGGCGGGCCGCTGTCTGCAACTGATCTGTTGATCAGTCTCTACTACGAGGTGATGAATGTCAGACCGGAAGAGCCGCAGTGGGAAGATCGGGATCGTTTCGTGCTGTCAAAGGGACATTCGGCTATTGCCTTGTACGCGGTGCTCGCGCAAAAGGGTTACTATCCGTTGGAAGAGCTCTACACGTTTGATGCAATCGATTCTCGGCTGCAAGCCCATCCGGACATGAACATCCTGCCGGGATTGGATATGTCGACAGGATCGCTGGGTCAGGGGATCTCCACTGCAGTTGGCATGGCGCTGGGGGCTAAACTGACGGGTAAGACGTTTACCACCTATTGCATGATTGGCGACGGGGAGTCACAGGAAGGGCAGGTGTGGGAAGCAGCCGACGCTGCCGTTCGATACGGGTTGGACAACTTGGTCGTGATCATGGACTACAACAAGCTGCAGCAGTACGGCTGGGAAGGAAGCGACGGACGCGAACGAGCCGTACCGGTACCCTCTCCGGAAAAGAAATGGGAAGCGTTTGGCTGGAATGTGATGGAGATTGACGGTCATCACTTTGGACAGATTCTCACTGCTTGCAGCCAGGCAAAAGCAACAAAGGGAAAACCCACGGTGCTGATCGCTCACACGGTGAAGGGGAAGGGTGTCAGCTTTATGGAAAATGCCTACCTGTGGCATTCAAGGGTACCTACCGATGATGAGCTGAACAGCGCACTGCAAGAACTGGGTGTGGAGGTGTAA
- a CDS encoding TRAP transporter large permease, which produces MLALFFISLAVLLFLSVPIASSLSLATIVGVWFHDTLPLEIIPQRIFIAMNSFPLMAIPFFILAGNLMTAGGLSQRLVNFASALVGHRTGGLAMVAIITSMFFAAISGSGAATTAAIGSILIPAMVARGYHIEYAASNQAISGALGVIIPPSIPMILYGVAAEVSIGDMFLAGILPGLLITVSLLISAYIISKRRGYHGVERQSIRDVGKAFKEAILALLMPVIVLGGIYTGIFTPTEASVIAVVYSFVIGFLVYREISVQKLVETLRDSAIASSVIMIVIGAAGLFGFFINITGVPDMVYGFISELVTNKYVFLIMMNVLLLLAGMFLDGGAAILIFVPLLLSTAVNLGIDPVHFGTIMVVNLAIGLVTPPVGIDLFVVSQLSKLSIGRVAKAAVPLIILLFVDVLIISFVPELSTWIPSLVKD; this is translated from the coding sequence ATGCTTGCTCTCTTTTTTATCTCGCTGGCTGTCCTCCTCTTCCTAAGCGTCCCGATTGCCTCTTCGCTGAGCTTGGCGACGATCGTCGGTGTGTGGTTTCACGACACACTGCCGCTGGAGATTATCCCGCAGCGCATCTTTATCGCGATGAATTCCTTTCCGCTGATGGCGATTCCTTTTTTTATTCTCGCTGGCAACCTGATGACCGCGGGCGGTCTTTCGCAGCGACTGGTTAACTTTGCAAGCGCGCTGGTGGGACATCGCACGGGTGGTTTGGCCATGGTAGCGATTATCACGTCCATGTTTTTTGCCGCGATCTCCGGATCAGGAGCAGCGACGACAGCGGCGATTGGTTCCATCCTGATACCGGCGATGGTGGCCAGGGGATACCACATCGAGTATGCGGCCTCGAATCAGGCGATCTCGGGTGCGCTAGGCGTGATTATTCCCCCCAGCATCCCCATGATCTTATATGGTGTTGCTGCGGAAGTGTCGATTGGCGATATGTTTCTGGCGGGGATCTTGCCGGGATTGCTGATCACGGTTTCCCTGCTGATTAGCGCCTATATCATCTCCAAGCGACGCGGCTATCATGGCGTGGAGCGTCAAAGCATTCGCGATGTTGGAAAAGCGTTCAAAGAAGCGATTCTGGCTCTGTTGATGCCAGTGATCGTGCTGGGCGGAATCTACACAGGCATATTTACGCCCACCGAGGCATCCGTTATTGCAGTGGTTTACTCGTTTGTGATCGGATTTCTCGTCTACCGGGAGATTAGCGTACAGAAACTGGTCGAGACCTTGAGGGACTCGGCAATTGCCAGCTCTGTCATCATGATTGTCATCGGCGCAGCCGGTTTGTTTGGTTTCTTTATCAATATTACCGGTGTGCCGGACATGGTGTACGGATTTATCTCGGAATTGGTCACCAATAAATACGTGTTCTTGATCATGATGAACGTCCTGCTTTTATTGGCCGGGATGTTTCTGGACGGGGGAGCGGCCATTCTGATTTTTGTTCCGCTGTTGTTGAGCACTGCCGTCAACCTTGGAATTGACCCAGTCCATTTCGGAACAATCATGGTCGTCAACCTGGCTATCGGATTGGTGACTCCACCGGTTGGGATCGACTTGTTTGTGGTGTCGCAGCTCTCCAAGTTGTCCATCGGGCGTGTCGCCAAAGCAGCGGTTCCTTTAATTATCCTACTCTTCGTTGACGTGTTGATTATTTCTTTTGTACCGGAATTATCCACGTGGATACCGTCATTAGTAAAGGACTAG
- a CDS encoding TRAP transporter small permease, with protein MRGVLQSYIHLVDRVNKIFGWGLALIIAVMSILIFWQVMARYAFGSSLAWSEELARFLMIFMVLIGSSLALRKGSLLAVEIVPEVAPARVKKWIKVSTHLISLVFYVIMMIYGWKLAESFAMQEAPGTGLSMFWIYLSLPIGGLLLLLNSLSCILEEFIGTEE; from the coding sequence ATGAGAGGAGTCCTACAGTCGTATATTCACCTAGTGGATCGTGTAAATAAAATCTTCGGTTGGGGCTTGGCGCTGATCATTGCGGTCATGTCCATTCTGATTTTTTGGCAGGTCATGGCCCGTTACGCCTTCGGGTCATCTCTGGCCTGGTCTGAGGAACTGGCTCGGTTTTTAATGATTTTCATGGTCTTGATCGGCTCTTCGCTGGCACTGCGCAAAGGGAGCCTGCTGGCTGTTGAAATCGTTCCAGAGGTAGCCCCTGCGAGGGTAAAAAAGTGGATCAAAGTGTCAACCCATCTGATTTCCCTTGTATTTTACGTGATTATGATGATCTACGGCTGGAAACTGGCAGAAAGTTTTGCGATGCAAGAGGCTCCGGGAACGGGGCTCTCCATGTTTTGGATCTATTTGTCACTGCCGATCGGCGGACTGTTACTCTTGCTGAACTCTCTCTCCTGCATCCTGGAAGAGTTCATAGGAACGGAGGAGTAA
- the dctP gene encoding TRAP transporter substrate-binding protein DctP — protein sequence MQKHKKWLPVLLAAILSFTIAACGQSGTSAPSEASGGETNTGSESPLVLDLSIPEPEGAKFDITAKAFKEELERVTDGKMSVKIYYNNAFGGEREVFEMMGLNSLDMGIISAGPMGNWVKEFNMFDLPFLFESREHAFAVLDGEIGDELAQKFEQAANVKILGWVENGFVATTSNKPIQTVDDVKGMKIRVQENEVQIDSWKAYGADPTPMAWPEVFTALQQGVIDGHSNSPATIQSSKIYEVQSSVALLDDRYAPAPIAISKALFESLTPEQQEAVLKAAEYAVPKGRQANQDKIDEAKAFLEEQGLTITQPDKESFKAKVDAVYEKWAPQIGQELIDKVRNFKY from the coding sequence GTGCAAAAACATAAAAAGTGGTTACCCGTTCTGTTGGCAGCTATCTTGTCCTTTACCATCGCGGCGTGCGGCCAGTCTGGCACGTCCGCTCCGTCGGAAGCGAGCGGAGGGGAGACGAACACGGGGTCTGAATCTCCCCTCGTTCTAGACCTGAGCATTCCGGAACCGGAAGGCGCAAAGTTTGACATCACCGCCAAGGCGTTCAAGGAAGAATTGGAACGTGTAACGGATGGCAAGATGTCGGTAAAAATCTACTATAACAACGCGTTTGGCGGAGAACGAGAAGTATTTGAGATGATGGGTCTCAATTCCCTCGATATGGGGATTATTTCGGCCGGTCCGATGGGGAACTGGGTAAAAGAGTTTAACATGTTCGATTTGCCATTCTTGTTTGAGAGCAGAGAACATGCATTTGCTGTTCTGGACGGAGAGATTGGCGACGAATTGGCCCAAAAGTTTGAACAGGCAGCCAACGTAAAGATTCTGGGATGGGTGGAAAACGGATTTGTTGCCACCACTTCCAACAAACCGATTCAAACGGTAGACGATGTCAAGGGAATGAAGATCCGCGTCCAAGAGAACGAAGTACAGATTGACAGTTGGAAAGCGTATGGAGCAGACCCGACACCGATGGCTTGGCCGGAAGTGTTTACGGCACTCCAGCAAGGGGTAATCGATGGACACTCCAATTCTCCAGCGACAATCCAATCTTCGAAAATATACGAAGTGCAATCCAGTGTAGCTCTGCTGGATGACCGATATGCACCAGCTCCGATTGCGATCAGCAAGGCGCTGTTTGAGTCGCTCACCCCTGAGCAGCAAGAAGCGGTGCTAAAGGCTGCTGAATACGCGGTACCAAAGGGACGTCAGGCGAACCAGGACAAGATTGACGAAGCAAAAGCGTTCCTGGAAGAGCAGGGTTTGACGATTACGCAGCCAGACAAAGAGTCCTTCAAGGCAAAGGTAGACGCCGTCTATGAAAAATGGGCACCGCAAATCGGCCAGGAACTGATCGACAAGGTTCGGAATTTCAAATATTAA
- a CDS encoding NAD(P)-dependent alcohol dehydrogenase has protein sequence MKVAVLQKPLTVTIEERLVPHPGPHDVLVKVMAVGVCGSDVHYYEHGRIGARKVEKPLVQGHECAGIVVAIGSEVTRFQLGDRVAVEPGITCGKCQWCKEGRYNLCPHVAFLSSPPVDGAFAEYICHPEDLLFPIPDHLSFECATLIEPLSVGIHAVKRAGLQPGSSVLIMGMGPVGLTAIIAAKAYGARQIIVSDVEPFRLGLAEKLGATATIQAGEKNVVEEVSRLTQNLGVDMVIDTSGNARAIDSGVEAAKRGGKLVLIGFPAEDRVPVNLTLMLQREIDLYSTYRYTNTYPLGVELMASSENDVSVLLTDQYPLVQTGAALERARTNKSGSMKVIVYPHL, from the coding sequence ATGAAGGTGGCTGTCCTGCAGAAACCTCTGACGGTAACGATTGAAGAGAGACTTGTCCCTCACCCTGGACCGCATGATGTACTGGTGAAAGTGATGGCCGTCGGGGTCTGCGGATCAGATGTGCACTACTATGAGCACGGCAGAATTGGTGCCCGCAAAGTGGAGAAACCGCTGGTTCAGGGACACGAATGTGCTGGTATTGTGGTCGCAATCGGCAGTGAGGTGACCAGGTTTCAACTAGGGGACAGAGTGGCGGTGGAGCCAGGCATCACCTGCGGCAAGTGCCAATGGTGTAAAGAGGGAAGGTACAACTTGTGCCCGCATGTGGCCTTTCTCTCCTCACCGCCGGTCGACGGGGCATTTGCGGAGTATATCTGTCATCCGGAAGATCTGCTGTTTCCGATCCCCGATCACCTCTCATTTGAATGCGCGACCTTGATTGAACCTCTCTCGGTGGGGATTCATGCCGTAAAGCGGGCGGGGTTGCAACCTGGGTCATCGGTGCTGATCATGGGGATGGGCCCTGTCGGATTGACCGCGATTATCGCTGCCAAAGCATATGGCGCCCGCCAGATCATCGTCAGTGACGTAGAGCCGTTTCGTCTGGGATTGGCAGAGAAGCTGGGGGCCACTGCCACGATTCAAGCGGGAGAAAAGAACGTGGTGGAAGAAGTGAGCAGGCTTACCCAGAACCTGGGTGTCGACATGGTAATTGATACGTCGGGCAACGCGAGAGCGATTGACAGTGGAGTAGAGGCGGCAAAACGCGGAGGAAAACTGGTGCTGATCGGTTTCCCTGCGGAAGATAGAGTGCCGGTCAATCTCACGCTGATGCTTCAGAGAGAGATTGACCTATACAGCACCTATCGCTATACCAACACCTATCCCTTAGGGGTGGAATTGATGGCATCCAGTGAGAATGATGTAAGCGTTTTACTTACGGATCAGTATCCGCTGGTACAGACGGGTGCGGCACTGGAGCGGGCCAGGACGAACAAAAGCGGCAGCATGAAAGTGATCGTATATCCACATTTGTAA
- a CDS encoding zinc-dependent alcohol dehydrogenase, with translation MKALAKIRPGFGNVQIIDLPEPSCEDGQVKVEVKFSGICGTDLHIYHDTFKSYPPVIMGHEFSGIVAEVGRGVRHVREGDRVTVLPSTAVTCGECDYCRQGFYMFCPSRRGMGHGVHGSFTKYAVVREDMVRKIPDFLTLEEAALSEPLACAVQPIEELTSLHVGDQVLLSGPGPIGLLCLSLLIARGCKVIVAGTTADKGRLRLAEQMGADVVVDVLTENLDDVLKRETNGRGVDAAVECAGAGASIASCLKALKPRGKYMQVGIVGREITIDFDLVLYKQIELCGSLAHSMSSWEKVMSIWEQRKLNLKPLITHTLPLSSWEKAFEICEQKQGGKVLLYYDYD, from the coding sequence TTGAAAGCACTTGCAAAAATAAGACCGGGCTTTGGGAATGTCCAGATCATCGATTTGCCTGAACCATCTTGTGAAGATGGGCAGGTTAAAGTCGAAGTGAAATTTTCCGGTATATGTGGTACCGATCTACACATCTATCACGATACGTTTAAAAGCTATCCGCCCGTTATCATGGGACATGAGTTTTCCGGAATTGTGGCCGAGGTTGGCCGAGGCGTCCGACATGTGAGAGAGGGAGACAGAGTAACGGTACTTCCCTCAACAGCTGTCACATGCGGGGAATGCGACTACTGTCGGCAGGGATTCTACATGTTTTGTCCCAGCAGAAGGGGCATGGGGCACGGAGTACACGGAAGCTTTACCAAGTATGCCGTGGTCAGAGAAGATATGGTCCGCAAGATTCCCGATTTCCTCACGCTGGAAGAAGCTGCACTGTCAGAACCGCTCGCATGTGCCGTGCAGCCAATCGAGGAGCTGACCTCGCTTCATGTGGGGGATCAGGTGCTGTTGTCCGGTCCGGGACCGATCGGCTTGCTCTGTCTGTCACTGCTGATTGCCCGCGGCTGCAAGGTGATTGTCGCTGGTACCACAGCTGACAAAGGAAGGTTGCGATTGGCGGAACAGATGGGGGCAGATGTCGTTGTCGATGTGCTGACAGAGAACCTGGATGATGTGCTGAAGCGGGAAACAAACGGTCGAGGAGTTGACGCCGCGGTAGAATGTGCAGGAGCAGGCGCCTCCATCGCCAGTTGTTTGAAAGCGCTTAAACCTAGAGGGAAATATATGCAGGTGGGCATTGTGGGGCGGGAGATTACAATTGATTTCGATCTCGTTCTGTACAAGCAGATTGAACTCTGCGGATCACTGGCGCACTCGATGTCGTCCTGGGAAAAGGTGATGAGCATCTGGGAGCAGAGAAAACTCAACCTCAAACCGCTCATTACCCACACGTTGCCGCTAAGCTCTTGGGAAAAAGCCTTTGAGATCTGTGAGCAAAAACAGGGCGGGAAAGTGCTGCTCTACTACGATTACGATTAG